Genomic DNA from bacterium:
TATCTGATCGGTAGCGAACGCGCCGATAGCAAAATAAGTGAATAGAACAACACCGGCAAGCAAGTAAGCGGATTTGATTGAAATTGGCGAAGCCATAGGTTTTTACTCCCCCTTGTTCAAGCTACAATCATAGCGCAATTACACGCTATTGTCAAGTTTTTATTCCGTTCACGCTGTCGAATCTTTCAACCTATATATACGAACGAACAAGACAAAAGGTTTATCCAGTTCGTAAAAAAATACAAAAGATTTTTTATCCACCTGATTTTCTTGGGGTTAAAACACTAAAAAAGATATCGGCGCATAGTCAACTATTCACCGAATCAGCTGTTTCTTCGCCATTCGATTTTCGCATACGCATTATGGTTATGGATACTTTCGAAATTTTCGGATTCAACGGAAAAAAACCGTATCTGCTTGCGCTTTGCTAATTTCAATAATCGTTCCGCTACCGACCGAACAATATCTTCAACAAACGCCGGATGCGCATACGCCTGCTCGGTTAAAAACCGTTCATCTTCGCGTTTCAATAGCGCATAGACCTGCGCAGAAGCGCATTGTTCAACCAGCGCAACGATATCTTCTATCCAAATCAGTTTTTTTGAATCAATCCGTACCGTAACCATACTGCGCTGGTTATGCGCGCTCTGTTTCGCTAATGATTTCGAACAGGGACATAAACTGGTTACCGGAACATTCACTTCAAGCATAAGATGCATCCGGTCATCATGGGAAGCAATAAACCGGCAGAGATAATCCATCAGCGATTTCGATTTCGATACCGGCGCGCGTTTCTCAATAAAATAGGGAAACGCAATCTCGATATACGCCGAATCCGCACGAAGCGCTCGTTTGATTTCTTCCAGAATCGCATGCAGGTTCGCTAAACTTACCGCACCATGATGCCGATTTAACACTTCAATAAATCGGCTCATATGGGTTCCACGAAAATGATGCGGCAGATTCACATACATATTGATTGACGCAACGGTACTCTGCTGCTCTTTCCGTTTATCCATAACAATGATCGGATATCGGATATCTTTAACGCCGACCCGGTCGATTTTAAGTTTCCGTTTATCAGTTTCATTCTGGATATCACGCATAGGAGTTCTCCTCTAACTGTAAGGTATTCTACCATGAATAGCACCGACCTTGATACCTGCGGATTACACGTTTTATCATTTTTTCCCCTGCGACCCGACCACGGTGTTACTACGAACGAGATATTATCTCGTTCGTAGCAACACCACTGATACTCCAGAGCAGAAATTCGGTTGCTTTTGACCCGTATAAATGGTACAATCGTATAGTCAAACATCTTGGTTAATTGAGAAAATCATACTCGAAAATGGAATGAATTGAGGGTAGATTTATGAAACGGCAATATCGCTGGTTGGTATATGTAATCATATTAAGTGTTTTGGTACCAAGTGTTTATAGCTTGGTGCAAGGCGGTGGGTATCCCGATTTCGAGCTGGTTGAAAGTGTTCCGATAGAGACCGTTCTAGATAATCCGAATATTCGGAATACCGCAGAAGTCTGGCTGGAAATGATAAACGGGGCAAAGAAAACGCTGGATATTGAACAATTCTATATCTCCAACGAACCGAACGAATCGCTAGAACCGATAATTCAAGCAATCATTTCCGCTGGGCGGCGCGGGGTTCAGGTTCGAATTATTGCAGAGATGAAATTTTATAAAACCTATCCAGAAACGCTAGACCGATTGAAACAAGCGAAAAATATTTCGGTGCGATTGATTGATTTTGGGAAACTAGCTGGCGGGGTTCAGCATGCGAAATATTTCATTGTTGATAAAAAGCAGGTGTTCGTTGGAAGCCAGAATTTCGATTGGCGAGCGTTGAGTCATATCCACGAACTTGGGTTGCGAATCGATAACGCGGACTGCGCAAAGATTTTCGGTGATGTATTCGAACTGGATTGGAACCTTGCGGAAAAAAATGATGCGCGACTGTTGAACGATGTTCTCATTAAAAAACAGTATTCAGTGCCGATAATCCTAACGGAACCAGAACATCAGAAAGTAAGCTTTGTGCCGGTCTATAGTCCGACCGGCTGGATTCCCGATGAATCGCTCTGGGATGAACCGAAACTCATCGAGTTAATTGATTCAGCGAACCAAGAACTTGTTCTGCAGGTGCTAACCTACAATCCGAAGACGAAAGATGGCTACTATGCGGAACTGGATAATGCGTTACGACGTGCGGCTGCGCGCGGGGTTAAGGTTAAACTGGTCGTTTCCGACTGGTCGAAACGGAAACCGCAAATATTCTATTTGCAAAGTCTAGCGGTACTTCCGAATATCGAGGTTAAATTGAGTACGATCCCGCAATATTCCGGCGGGTTTATTCCGTACGCTCGGGTTGAACATTGCAAATATCTGGTTGCGGATTCGCGTAGAAGCTGGCTCGGAACCAGTAACTGGGAGAAAGGATATTTCTATGATTCGCGAAATCTCGGGGTGATTATTGAGAGTGAACGGATTTCGGAACTGCTCCATCAAATCTTTATGAAAAGCTGGAATAGTCCGTATACCTATTATGTGAAACCGGAAGAAGAATACCAACCACCTAGGATTGGAGAATAAGGTTTCTCGATTTTAGCCAACTAGGAGTTAAAATATTCATTTCATATTTAGCATTTTAAATTTCAAATTTATAATCCTAATTCTAACCGCTAAAATTCTAATTTTTTTCTATTGGACTTGACCCCAGGGTTCTCCTCGATTTATCGTGGAGATATCGTTTGTCTGCCTTATGTTTTGGGTTGAACCCCGATTATTTATTACTATCTTTCCCCCGATTTAAACATCGGGACGATTCATTATTTATTATCCCATCTCCCGAGATGAATCTCAGGGCTATTCATAATTTGACTAGCCCCTATCTTTAGATAGGAGGTACTAATTATAAAAAACAAACCGGGCTTTAGCCCAGAACCATCATGGGTATTAAAAACATTTGCAATATAAAGTTGCGATTTAAGTCGTATCATGCGAAAATGATTAATAAATAATTCTTATTTTCCAGCGATGCTAAGTATGGTTGTAATCTGCTTTTCATTATGCCAGATAAATATTTTCGGATTTATAAAGCTGAATCGAATGAACCGGATTATCTCGGTAAAATAACGGTGTTTCTCGCTGATCGACCGGGGTCGTTAGCAGCGTTAGCGAGTATTTTTGCGAAGTTCGGAATCAATATTATCTATTTCTATTATAACCGGTCAGAACATCCGAACCGAGTTCTGCTCGAAGTTCGCAGCGAGAGTATCGATGCATTACATAAAGTCCAGCAAGAACTCGCTAGCCAAAATCTTTTTGATCACGACCTGATGCGGCATCCCCATCTTGAACTCGGTGTCTTGGATACCGCTAGTATCCTGCATATCGTAATTCAACTCGAAAATAAACCGGGAACGTTAGGTAAATTCGCTACGTTACTTCGTGACCATTCCGCAAATGTTATCTATATGGCATATAACGAGGATATTTCTGAAACGACAGCGGATATCTCGCTCGTGACTCAAGATTCCGGCGAAATCGACCGACTCCTGAAGGATATGAACGAACAAGGGTATCATTACAGTTTGCGGTATAAAGGCGCAGAACAGAAAGAAGTTGAAGATATTATCGGATTAAACCTGGTTGAACGGTTCTTCTTCCGACTCAAGAAAACCTTGCATACCGATGATATTAACCGACTTAAAAAACTGGTCGAATCATCGTCGCGAATGTCAGAGATGCTGGTCAAATTCAGTCAGGAAGCAGGAAAACATCTAGAAGCCGGAGAAGTGTTTACCAACATTTTAGCGTTCGCTTCAGTTTCGTTAAGTAAAACCGGGCAGAATTTTTCGTATCGGCGCCTGCCGTCATTGCCGTTCGGAAACGTTACCTTCCATGCGTTTCGGCTACCGACTGGCGGGAATATCTATCTGCTGGAAAGCGAACCTGAACTCGTTATGATTGACGGTGCGTATGGCGTGTATTATTCTGATGTGAAAAGGATGCTCACCGAGAACGGACTCGACCCGAGCCGAATCAGCCGGATATATTTAAGTCATACCGATGCAGACCATGCTGGGTTAAGCGGATATTTCGCAGACGAGTTCGGTACGAAGGTATATCTACATCCGGCATCGCGCGGAATAATCGAACATGAGAATCGCGCTTGGGGAAGCGATTCACGGCTACTCGATTTAAACCATTATTTTACGATTTTAGTTAACGAGTTTACACAGTTCCGTGTTCCGAAAACGTGGTATGAATATAACACGACTGAAATTGGTAAAGAAGACGGATTCAGCGTTATTGATACGTTCGAACTTGCCGGGCAGACGTATACCATTATCGAAAGTACCGGCGGACATATTCCTGGGAACGTTTTTTTCATTAGTGAAGAGTCCGGTTTAGTTTTCACCGGCGATTATCTTTTATTGATCGAAAGTTTGAGTCCAGAAGATCGAACGAACCTGAATTATCCGAAGTTTATGATGACAAGCACCAACGCGGATAGCCGAAAGTTTAAACAGGAAATGGATATGCTGAAATCGTTCGTCCAGAAATTTAACGCCCGATTACAATCGCAAAATCGCGGGGCGATTATCGTTCCCGGGCATGGAGATTATTATCCGGCGAATAGGTTGAAATAATTGAACCATCCAACTGGAACATCAACCAGCATGGGTTGCTATAGGCAAGAAATAGCTGGTTGGTATGCTGGTTAGAAATAAGCAAAATCCGAAGTTCGGACTTTGCGGGCAAGCGGATAGTATCGTTATCCCAGCTTGTCCTTGTCGGGGATACCTTCTGGTTTATCAACTTTCTTCTTGGTATTTTCAGTCGGTTCTTTCTGGTGATTGAATTCTGCGATGCAAACTCGGTTCCGCCCTGCTTCTTTCGCCGCATAAAGCGCTTGGTCAGATTTTTTTAATAAATCCTGTGGGTTGGTTCCGTGGTCAGGATATACTGCTATCCCGATACTTACCGTAATCT
This window encodes:
- a CDS encoding phospholipase D-like domain-containing protein, which encodes MKRQYRWLVYVIILSVLVPSVYSLVQGGGYPDFELVESVPIETVLDNPNIRNTAEVWLEMINGAKKTLDIEQFYISNEPNESLEPIIQAIISAGRRGVQVRIIAEMKFYKTYPETLDRLKQAKNISVRLIDFGKLAGGVQHAKYFIVDKKQVFVGSQNFDWRALSHIHELGLRIDNADCAKIFGDVFELDWNLAEKNDARLLNDVLIKKQYSVPIILTEPEHQKVSFVPVYSPTGWIPDESLWDEPKLIELIDSANQELVLQVLTYNPKTKDGYYAELDNALRRAAARGVKVKLVVSDWSKRKPQIFYLQSLAVLPNIEVKLSTIPQYSGGFIPYARVEHCKYLVADSRRSWLGTSNWEKGYFYDSRNLGVIIESERISELLHQIFMKSWNSPYTYYVKPEEEYQPPRIGE
- the folE2 gene encoding GTP cyclohydrolase FolE2; translation: MRDIQNETDKRKLKIDRVGVKDIRYPIIVMDKRKEQQSTVASINMYVNLPHHFRGTHMSRFIEVLNRHHGAVSLANLHAILEEIKRALRADSAYIEIAFPYFIEKRAPVSKSKSLMDYLCRFIASHDDRMHLMLEVNVPVTSLCPCSKSLAKQSAHNQRSMVTVRIDSKKLIWIEDIVALVEQCASAQVYALLKREDERFLTEQAYAHPAFVEDIVRSVAERLLKLAKRKQIRFFSVESENFESIHNHNAYAKIEWRRNS
- a CDS encoding diguanylate cyclase; its protein translation is ITVSIGIAVYPDHGTNPQDLLKKSDQALYAAKEAGRNRVCIAEFNHQKEPTENTKKKVDKPEGIPDKDKLG
- a CDS encoding MBL fold metallo-hydrolase, with protein sequence MPDKYFRIYKAESNEPDYLGKITVFLADRPGSLAALASIFAKFGINIIYFYYNRSEHPNRVLLEVRSESIDALHKVQQELASQNLFDHDLMRHPHLELGVLDTASILHIVIQLENKPGTLGKFATLLRDHSANVIYMAYNEDISETTADISLVTQDSGEIDRLLKDMNEQGYHYSLRYKGAEQKEVEDIIGLNLVERFFFRLKKTLHTDDINRLKKLVESSSRMSEMLVKFSQEAGKHLEAGEVFTNILAFASVSLSKTGQNFSYRRLPSLPFGNVTFHAFRLPTGGNIYLLESEPELVMIDGAYGVYYSDVKRMLTENGLDPSRISRIYLSHTDADHAGLSGYFADEFGTKVYLHPASRGIIEHENRAWGSDSRLLDLNHYFTILVNEFTQFRVPKTWYEYNTTEIGKEDGFSVIDTFELAGQTYTIIESTGGHIPGNVFFISEESGLVFTGDYLLLIESLSPEDRTNLNYPKFMMTSTNADSRKFKQEMDMLKSFVQKFNARLQSQNRGAIIVPGHGDYYPANRLK